In Xiphophorus couchianus chromosome 8, X_couchianus-1.0, whole genome shotgun sequence, the following proteins share a genomic window:
- the urm1 gene encoding ubiquitin-related modifier 1 produces MAAPVAVHLEFGGGAELLFDGVKEHHVTLPSQSEPWDMKQLLVWIQRNLLKERPELFVQGDTVRPGILVLINDADWELMGELDYQLLDQDNIVFISTLHGG; encoded by the exons ATGGCAGCCCCGGTTGCTGTTCATCTGGAGTTTGG AGGAGGAGCAGAGCTACTTTTTGATGGTGTCAAGGAACATCATGTGACTCTACCGAGCCAGTCTGAACCAT GGGACATGAAGCAGCTGCTGGTTTGGATCCAACGGAACCTGCTGAAGGAACGGCCTGAGCTCTTTGTTCAGGGAGACACAGT GAGGCCTGGGATCCTGGTGCTTATCAATGATGCAGACTGGGAGCTAATG GGGGAGCTGGACTATCAACTCTTAGACCAAGAcaacattgtatttatttctacgCTTCACGGAGGATAA